A genomic window from Agreia sp. COWG includes:
- a CDS encoding extracellular solute-binding protein: MLSTKLRKPLALAVAVVALGTLAGCSSSGDASSTDAAGGTYTWWDPYPQHEEGSDWAKRVQACGTDAGVTIQRTAYDTTSLTNQALLAAQEGTSPDVILLDNPAVSTLADTGMLTTTDELGLDTSKVDANLLAAGELDKKDYGVPVGANTLALYYNADILAAAGVDPTTITSWSSLTDALAKVTAAGKKGITFAGINTEEGSFQFLPWFWGSGADLTKLDSSEAVSALTLWTDWVKQGYAPQSVIGNSQNTSWEEFITGDFAFAENGTWQVDSAAKQSFKTGVIQLPAVDSGVAPAPTGGEFITAPVQKDTARYETTKKIVDCMTTPKGFVETANTFAYYIPPTSDGQDQLLEQHPDLTTWVSAVKAAKGRTSDNLGTNYPLISEQLWTAVQSALSGASSPQDALSAAQKAAASATDGK; encoded by the coding sequence ATGTTGAGCACAAAGCTGCGCAAACCGCTCGCCCTAGCCGTTGCCGTCGTCGCACTCGGGACCCTCGCGGGCTGCTCGAGTTCAGGCGATGCCTCGTCGACCGATGCTGCCGGAGGCACCTACACCTGGTGGGACCCGTACCCCCAGCACGAGGAGGGTTCTGATTGGGCAAAGCGCGTGCAGGCCTGCGGCACGGATGCCGGGGTCACCATTCAGCGCACGGCGTACGACACCACGTCGTTGACGAATCAGGCGCTGCTCGCCGCCCAGGAAGGCACCTCGCCTGACGTGATCCTGCTCGACAACCCCGCAGTCTCCACTCTGGCCGACACGGGGATGCTGACCACGACAGACGAGCTCGGCCTCGACACCTCGAAGGTCGATGCCAACCTGCTGGCCGCGGGAGAACTCGACAAGAAGGACTACGGCGTGCCTGTCGGCGCCAACACGCTGGCCTTGTACTACAACGCAGACATCCTGGCCGCCGCAGGAGTCGACCCCACCACCATCACGAGCTGGTCCTCACTCACCGACGCTCTGGCCAAGGTCACCGCAGCCGGAAAGAAGGGCATCACCTTCGCGGGTATCAACACCGAAGAGGGCTCCTTCCAGTTCCTACCCTGGTTCTGGGGCTCCGGCGCCGATCTCACGAAGCTCGATTCTTCCGAGGCCGTCAGCGCCCTCACTCTCTGGACGGACTGGGTCAAGCAGGGCTACGCCCCCCAGTCGGTGATCGGCAACTCGCAGAACACGAGCTGGGAGGAATTCATCACCGGTGACTTTGCCTTTGCCGAGAATGGAACCTGGCAGGTCGACAGCGCCGCTAAGCAGTCGTTCAAGACCGGGGTCATCCAGCTGCCCGCCGTCGACTCCGGCGTTGCCCCCGCCCCGACCGGTGGAGAGTTCATCACCGCCCCGGTGCAGAAAGACACTGCTCGCTATGAGACCACCAAGAAGATCGTCGACTGCATGACGACTCCCAAGGGTTTCGTAGAGACCGCCAATACCTTCGCCTACTACATCCCGCCGACAAGCGACGGCCAGGACCAGCTGCTCGAACAGCACCCGGATCTCACCACCTGGGTGTCGGCCGTCAAGGCAGCGAAGGGTCGCACCAGCGACAACCTGGGCACGAACTATCCGCTGATCTCCGAGCAGCTGTGGACCGCGGTTCAGAGCGCGCTATCGGGTGCGTCGTCGCCGCAGGATGCGCTGAGCGCCGCCCAGAAGGCCGCAGCGTCGGCGACCGACGGTAAATAG
- a CDS encoding carbohydrate ABC transporter permease → MTISAAPAVRPAPDSTPVAGRPRRPKGGGLGGSRWVAAAFAAPLLVYLLAFYAYPLIRSVDLSIHDYTVRAFVQGNAEFVGLKNYIDVVSSPLFGQAAGNTLVFVVGSLIFQYVFGLALAVFFRGNFRLSGILRALFLVPWLLPLIVSGSAWAWMLNSDNGIVNAFLQTFGIGQINWLTSPDTSMLAVIIANIWLGIPFNLVILYSGLQNIPADLYEAASLDGAGPWRQFWSITFPLLRPVSAITLLLGLVYTLKVVDIIWIMTSGGPANSTTTLAIWSYREAFGTGQPDLSPAAAVGNILIVIALIFGFIYLRMQRRQEQS, encoded by the coding sequence ATGACGATCTCTGCGGCGCCGGCTGTTCGGCCGGCCCCCGATTCCACGCCAGTCGCCGGGCGCCCCCGGCGACCGAAGGGCGGCGGACTCGGCGGTTCTCGATGGGTCGCGGCCGCCTTCGCGGCACCGCTGCTGGTCTACCTGCTCGCGTTTTACGCGTATCCATTGATCCGCAGCGTCGACCTCAGCATCCACGATTACACCGTGCGCGCCTTCGTTCAGGGCAACGCCGAGTTCGTCGGGCTGAAGAACTACATCGACGTCGTCTCATCGCCCCTCTTCGGACAGGCGGCAGGCAACACCCTCGTGTTCGTCGTCGGATCGCTGATCTTTCAGTACGTCTTCGGCCTCGCGCTGGCCGTCTTCTTTCGCGGCAACTTCCGCTTGAGTGGAATCCTGCGAGCTCTGTTCCTGGTGCCGTGGCTGCTTCCGCTGATCGTTTCGGGCTCGGCCTGGGCCTGGATGCTCAACAGCGACAACGGCATCGTCAATGCGTTTCTGCAGACCTTCGGCATCGGGCAGATCAACTGGCTCACCTCGCCGGATACATCGATGCTCGCCGTGATCATCGCCAACATCTGGCTCGGCATCCCTTTCAACCTCGTCATCCTCTACTCCGGCCTGCAGAATATCCCCGCCGATCTCTACGAGGCGGCCTCGCTCGACGGTGCGGGACCCTGGCGTCAGTTCTGGAGCATCACCTTCCCCTTACTTCGTCCGGTGTCGGCGATCACCCTGCTCCTGGGTCTCGTCTACACCCTGAAAGTGGTCGACATCATCTGGATCATGACCAGTGGGGGCCCGGCGAACTCGACCACCACCCTCGCGATCTGGTCGTACCGTGAAGCCTTCGGCACCGGTCAGCCCGATCTCTCTCCCGCTGCCGCCGTTGGCAACATCCTCATCGTCATCGCGCTGATCTTCGGGTTCATCTACCTGAGAATGCAGCGACGTCAGGAGCAATCATGA
- a CDS encoding carbohydrate ABC transporter permease has protein sequence MTARRPWWKTALGVVFTLLMLFPVYWMVNVSFTKTEDLRLSPPHLFPVDPTLDGYAEVLRQQLPNLGTSLLIGLGTVALTVVIAAPAAYAIALLNLRGGRTLNFVLLVAQMIPGVVMAMGFYAIYVRLGMLNSVWGLILADSTVAVPFGVLLFTAFMSGLPRELLQAARIDGANAWRTFTAVVMPLSRNSAITVALFAFLWAWSDFVFASTLARNSALKPVTLGIYSYIGNNTTQWNAIMATAVVASIPAAILLVVAQRYVAAGVTAGAVKD, from the coding sequence ATGACCGCCCGCCGCCCCTGGTGGAAAACGGCTCTGGGAGTCGTCTTCACTCTGCTGATGCTGTTCCCCGTCTACTGGATGGTCAACGTCTCGTTCACGAAGACCGAGGACTTGCGGCTCAGCCCTCCCCACCTCTTTCCCGTCGACCCGACGCTCGACGGCTACGCCGAGGTGCTGCGACAGCAGCTGCCCAACCTCGGCACCAGCCTGCTCATCGGCCTGGGTACGGTAGCCCTGACAGTGGTCATCGCGGCTCCAGCCGCATACGCGATCGCCCTGCTGAATCTGCGCGGCGGTCGCACCCTCAACTTCGTGCTGCTGGTAGCGCAGATGATCCCCGGTGTTGTCATGGCGATGGGCTTTTATGCCATCTACGTTCGGCTGGGCATGCTCAATAGCGTGTGGGGGTTGATTCTCGCCGACTCGACCGTGGCTGTTCCGTTCGGCGTGCTGCTGTTCACCGCGTTCATGAGCGGACTGCCTCGCGAACTGCTGCAGGCTGCGCGAATCGACGGCGCCAATGCGTGGCGAACTTTTACTGCGGTGGTCATGCCGTTGAGCCGGAATTCGGCGATCACCGTGGCGCTCTTCGCGTTCCTGTGGGCGTGGTCGGACTTCGTGTTCGCATCGACCCTCGCCCGGAACTCGGCACTCAAGCCGGTCACTCTCGGCATCTATTCCTACATCGGCAACAACACCACCCAGTGGAACGCCATCATGGCTACCGCTGTCGTCGCCTCCATCCCGGCCGCTATCCTGCTCGTCGTCGCCCAGCGCTACGTCGCCGCCGGCGTCACCGCCGGCGCAGTGAAGGATTGA
- a CDS encoding glycoside hydrolase family 127 protein, protein MSTSFPTGPVVPATSTRQGLGVSEVSLDPSGFWGLRQASNAGATLQHCLEWMERLGWIENFDRVARGETTLSRPGWQFSDSEIYKLLEAMAWELGRRPDASLAAVFDALVDRVGAAQDDDGYLNTAYGHAGLPPRYSDMAMGHELYNTGHLLQAGVARIRTGHDDRLAQMARRAADQVCEEFADGGRDAICGHPEIEVALVEAGRAFGEHRYIEQASLFVERRGRGTLAVRPLLSAEYFQDDIPVRQATVLRGHAVRALYLSAGAFDVAIDTDDHALAGAVAEQWQSTVARRTYLTGGMGSRHQDEGFGDDWELPADRAYCETCAGVASVMLSWRLYLATGDSRYPDLIERTLFNVVATSPSEDGRSFFYANPLHQREAGASASAGVNNRAEGGVRAPWFEVSCCPTNVARTVASLGAYVAAVDDQGIVVLQYAAGEIRADGFVLRVETRYPDEGTVRVRIIAAPESESRLRLRIPGWADSATVRVNADQVTHAAPGWADIRRTFEPGDEVLLELPLAPRLSWPDVRIDAVRGTVAVERGPLVLCLESTDLPPGARIEDVRIDSELALSALADGANARGIMVTPTPDADILPFGKARSIPSHSRPVELTLVPYHRWAERGPAAMRIFIPVTSR, encoded by the coding sequence GTGAGCACAAGCTTTCCGACCGGCCCGGTGGTCCCCGCCACGTCGACCAGACAAGGACTCGGGGTCTCGGAAGTGAGCCTCGACCCCTCGGGCTTCTGGGGGCTGCGTCAGGCCAGCAATGCCGGGGCCACACTGCAACACTGCCTCGAGTGGATGGAGCGCTTGGGCTGGATCGAGAACTTCGATCGTGTTGCCAGGGGCGAGACCACGCTGAGTCGTCCGGGATGGCAGTTCTCTGATTCAGAGATCTACAAGCTGCTGGAGGCGATGGCGTGGGAACTCGGCCGTAGACCGGATGCGTCGCTGGCCGCGGTGTTCGATGCTCTGGTCGATAGGGTGGGCGCGGCCCAAGACGATGACGGTTATCTGAACACGGCCTACGGGCATGCGGGTCTGCCACCGCGCTATTCGGATATGGCGATGGGCCATGAGCTCTACAACACGGGCCATCTCCTTCAGGCCGGTGTTGCGCGCATCCGCACGGGGCACGACGATCGACTGGCGCAGATGGCGCGACGCGCGGCAGATCAGGTCTGTGAAGAATTCGCAGACGGCGGTCGTGACGCGATCTGCGGTCACCCTGAGATAGAAGTTGCCCTCGTGGAGGCGGGGCGCGCCTTCGGCGAGCATCGTTACATCGAACAGGCGAGCCTGTTCGTCGAGCGCCGCGGACGGGGAACGCTTGCGGTGCGGCCTCTTCTGTCGGCGGAGTATTTTCAAGACGACATTCCGGTGCGACAGGCCACGGTTCTTCGAGGGCACGCCGTCAGAGCGCTCTACCTCTCTGCGGGCGCCTTCGACGTCGCAATCGACACAGACGATCACGCTCTGGCGGGTGCGGTCGCCGAGCAGTGGCAGAGTACGGTCGCCCGCCGCACATACCTGACCGGGGGAATGGGCTCCAGGCATCAGGATGAAGGATTCGGCGACGACTGGGAGTTGCCGGCCGATCGTGCCTATTGCGAGACCTGCGCCGGAGTGGCGTCGGTCATGCTCTCCTGGCGGCTGTATCTGGCCACGGGTGATTCCCGCTATCCGGACCTCATCGAGCGCACCCTCTTCAACGTGGTGGCCACCTCGCCGAGTGAAGACGGCAGATCGTTCTTCTATGCCAACCCGCTGCATCAGCGGGAGGCTGGCGCCAGCGCGAGCGCCGGCGTCAACAACCGAGCAGAAGGCGGTGTTCGAGCGCCGTGGTTCGAGGTCTCGTGCTGCCCCACCAACGTCGCCCGAACCGTCGCGTCTCTGGGCGCCTATGTCGCCGCCGTCGATGACCAGGGCATCGTGGTGCTGCAGTACGCGGCGGGCGAGATCCGGGCGGACGGCTTCGTACTGCGGGTGGAGACGCGCTACCCCGACGAGGGAACCGTGCGGGTACGCATCATCGCTGCGCCCGAGTCCGAGTCCCGACTTCGATTGCGTATCCCGGGCTGGGCCGACTCTGCCACCGTGCGGGTGAACGCAGACCAGGTGACCCACGCCGCCCCCGGTTGGGCCGATATTCGACGCACCTTCGAGCCCGGCGACGAGGTGCTTCTCGAGCTGCCCCTCGCTCCGCGACTGAGCTGGCCCGACGTTCGCATCGACGCCGTTCGCGGCACCGTGGCCGTCGAGCGGGGGCCTCTCGTGCTCTGCCTGGAGTCGACGGATCTCCCCCCTGGCGCCCGGATCGAAGACGTGCGAATCGACTCAGAACTTGCCCTGTCTGCCCTCGCAGACGGAGCGAATGCCCGCGGCATCATGGTCACGCCGACACCTGACGCCGACATCCTCCCGTTCGGCAAGGCCAGGTCGATCCCGTCACATTCACGGCCCGTCGAACTCACGCTCGTGCCCTACCACCGATGGGCAGAGCGCGGGCCGGCCGCCATGCGCATCTTCATCCCCGTAACCTCACGATAA
- a CDS encoding amylo-alpha-1,6-glucosidase, with product MTAPSALSFDIREIPFSRRGSWLDISPVVALHTVRDRLHLVSHKTGMHAIFVFELLQQGVPVDAIVHATPTTLRWTTPEGEIAAVFESDSVLRLRGRSAQLRIADATPELTPFTGTYLYTDPIDGAAVFTSYETGRRYRITSVTGSLTIIGSEALGVGERSVDTSGAEWEIAIEEFDAARAPYRARQTFDTAASLVATEFDDYVERIASWRSDSTPGVSAACYVLWSATVSPSGFLERESIFMSKHWMDKVWSWDHCFNALALAPGLRQEALDQFRIVFDFQDASGALPDSVTHSEVLYNFVKPPIHGWAFRKLRGTLHAPLETQTVADVYDALVRWTRFWLEHRRVAGHVLPHYQHGNDSGWDNSTTFDRDRVIEAPDLAAFLLVQLEVLAELAGELGHHEEAAVWNREVEIVRSALLELWNGDAFVAKAPSSGRTSKTSSLLNKLPIVAASHLPDDVIEKLSAHIAHHVTEFGPATQLVESEEYEADGYWRGPIWAPSTAIIEDGLRRAGQTDLADLISERFRRLCERSGFAENFDALTGEGLRDRAYTWTASCYLTFAREAEARSAVGPPWSQGA from the coding sequence GTGACAGCACCCTCGGCACTCTCGTTCGATATCCGCGAGATCCCCTTCAGCAGGCGAGGATCGTGGCTCGACATCTCACCGGTGGTGGCGCTGCACACCGTGCGCGACCGGCTGCACCTGGTCTCGCACAAGACCGGTATGCATGCCATCTTCGTGTTCGAGCTGCTGCAGCAGGGCGTGCCTGTCGATGCGATCGTGCACGCCACACCCACGACTCTGCGCTGGACGACGCCGGAGGGAGAGATCGCGGCGGTCTTCGAAAGCGACAGCGTGCTGCGGCTGCGCGGCCGCTCGGCCCAGCTTCGAATCGCGGATGCGACGCCCGAGCTGACACCCTTCACCGGCACCTACCTCTATACCGACCCGATCGACGGTGCGGCCGTTTTCACCTCGTACGAGACGGGCCGACGGTACCGGATCACGTCGGTCACGGGCTCCCTCACCATCATCGGATCGGAGGCACTGGGGGTCGGCGAACGTTCGGTCGACACATCCGGTGCCGAGTGGGAGATCGCTATCGAGGAATTCGACGCGGCCCGCGCGCCCTACCGGGCGAGGCAGACGTTCGATACTGCCGCGTCACTCGTCGCGACGGAGTTCGATGACTACGTCGAGCGCATCGCCTCGTGGCGCAGCGACAGCACGCCGGGCGTCTCCGCTGCCTGCTACGTGCTGTGGTCGGCGACGGTCTCGCCGAGCGGCTTTCTCGAACGGGAGTCGATCTTCATGTCCAAGCACTGGATGGACAAGGTGTGGAGTTGGGACCACTGCTTCAACGCTCTGGCGCTCGCTCCGGGTTTGCGTCAGGAGGCGCTCGACCAGTTCCGGATCGTCTTCGACTTTCAAGACGCCAGCGGTGCGCTCCCCGACTCTGTCACCCACTCCGAGGTGCTCTACAACTTCGTCAAGCCGCCCATTCACGGCTGGGCATTCCGCAAGCTCCGTGGCACCCTCCATGCCCCTCTCGAGACACAGACGGTGGCGGATGTCTACGATGCGCTGGTGCGGTGGACGCGCTTCTGGCTCGAGCACAGGCGCGTTGCGGGTCACGTGTTGCCGCACTATCAGCACGGCAACGACAGCGGCTGGGACAACTCGACGACATTCGACCGTGACCGCGTGATCGAAGCTCCCGATCTCGCTGCGTTCCTCTTGGTGCAACTCGAGGTGCTCGCTGAGCTGGCCGGCGAACTAGGTCATCACGAAGAAGCGGCCGTCTGGAACCGCGAGGTAGAGATCGTGCGGAGCGCCTTGCTCGAGCTCTGGAACGGTGACGCTTTTGTGGCGAAGGCACCCTCGAGCGGTCGCACGAGCAAGACCAGCTCGCTGCTCAACAAGCTGCCGATCGTGGCCGCTTCGCATCTGCCCGACGACGTCATCGAGAAACTGTCAGCCCACATCGCCCACCACGTCACCGAATTCGGCCCGGCCACTCAGCTTGTCGAGAGCGAGGAGTATGAGGCAGACGGATACTGGCGTGGCCCCATCTGGGCACCCTCGACGGCGATCATCGAAGACGGTCTGCGCCGGGCTGGCCAGACCGACCTCGCCGACCTGATCAGCGAACGTTTCCGCCGACTGTGCGAGCGATCGGGCTTCGCCGAGAACTTCGATGCCCTGACGGGCGAGGGGCTGCGCGATCGCGCCTATACCTGGACCGCGAGCTGCTACCTCACTTTCGCTCGCGAGGCCGAAGCGCGCTCGGCGGTAGGGCCGCCCTGGTCACAAGGCGCTTGA
- a CDS encoding serine hydrolase encodes MRGTMAESTRRRNRRGGADDAPSARRARTGAGAANDAMFRRGFASLTQLALSGVQITACAIDVKTERLLFSVDDHLSVPTASIGKVLLLIEVAARLSARDSSAHGILNRTANDSVADSGLWQHLQVPALPVGDLAALVGAASDNLATNVLLRRIGLDAVRARGEALGLTRTFLLDTVRDYRGPDDAPQLSVGSARELATLFAGLSRGEIVDVATSQQVLEWLGLGADLSMVASAFGLDPLAHRTSDHGLLLVNKTGTDTGVRSEAGVLQGPSGSVAYAVTMRFNDTELAGRLAVLDGMRTLGTDILEYVF; translated from the coding sequence ATGCGGGGCACAATGGCGGAGTCCACGAGACGACGGAACAGGCGCGGCGGCGCCGACGACGCTCCCTCGGCGAGGCGCGCGCGAACGGGAGCGGGGGCCGCGAACGACGCCATGTTCAGACGGGGATTCGCGAGCCTCACCCAGCTGGCCCTGTCGGGGGTGCAGATCACGGCCTGCGCGATCGACGTGAAGACGGAACGCCTGCTCTTCTCCGTCGACGACCACCTCTCGGTGCCCACGGCGTCGATAGGCAAGGTGCTTCTTCTCATCGAGGTGGCCGCCCGGTTGAGCGCTCGCGACAGCTCGGCCCACGGCATCCTGAATCGAACGGCCAACGATTCCGTGGCCGATTCCGGGCTCTGGCAGCACCTGCAGGTGCCCGCGCTACCGGTGGGTGACCTGGCCGCGCTGGTCGGCGCCGCCAGCGACAACCTGGCCACGAACGTTCTGCTGCGCCGCATCGGACTCGACGCCGTTCGGGCGCGGGGCGAGGCGCTCGGCCTCACACGCACGTTTCTGCTCGACACGGTGCGCGACTACCGCGGGCCGGATGATGCACCCCAGCTCTCCGTCGGATCGGCGCGCGAGCTCGCGACCCTGTTCGCCGGCCTGTCCCGCGGCGAGATCGTCGACGTGGCGACGAGCCAGCAGGTGCTCGAATGGCTCGGGCTCGGAGCGGATCTCTCGATGGTGGCCAGCGCGTTCGGCCTCGACCCGTTGGCGCACCGAACCAGCGATCACGGCCTGCTGCTCGTGAACAAGACGGGCACCGACACCGGTGTACGCAGCGAGGCTGGCGTGCTGCAAGGGCCGAGCGGCTCCGTGGCCTATGCCGTGACCATGCGCTTCAACGACACCGAGCTCGCCGGGCGCCTCGCCGTGCTCGACGGCATGCGCACCCTGGGAACAGACATTCTCGAGTACGTCTTCTAG
- a CDS encoding diacylglycerol kinase family protein produces the protein MNDVRAQSAPPRRASVVFNPAKVSECDLRAAVAHEEAASGWAASQWFETSADDEGRSAAERAAQSNPDLIVVAGGDGTLRAAAEALAGSGISLGLIPSGTGNLFARELHLPLNNLSTSVSTAFAGVDRPVDIGLAVLERADGSTSRHAFLVMAGIGLDAHMAGHTNERLKKRIGWLAYFDPIARSIVGNRQFDLSYGLDDRPDVETRAHTVIVGNSGSLTGGLLLLPGAVIDDGLLDAVVFRPGRGSGWTNIGYRLAFNRMLHRTRFGRLTARLTPTPRAIRWAQARAMRVRFPIAQEMQLDGDTQGFVIAASLSVHHHGLAIRVPRTRLDPASTPKTGATRGRTSP, from the coding sequence GTGAACGATGTTCGTGCCCAGTCAGCGCCCCCTCGGAGGGCGTCCGTCGTCTTCAACCCCGCCAAGGTCTCAGAATGTGACCTGCGCGCGGCCGTCGCCCACGAGGAGGCCGCCTCGGGCTGGGCCGCGTCACAGTGGTTCGAGACGAGCGCCGACGACGAGGGTCGCTCCGCCGCCGAGCGCGCGGCGCAGTCGAACCCCGACCTCATCGTGGTGGCCGGAGGCGATGGCACCCTGCGCGCCGCCGCCGAGGCGTTGGCCGGCAGCGGCATCAGCCTCGGCCTGATTCCCTCGGGAACCGGAAATCTGTTCGCCCGCGAACTGCACCTGCCCCTGAACAACCTCAGCACGTCGGTCTCGACCGCCTTCGCCGGCGTCGATCGGCCGGTCGACATCGGCCTGGCCGTTCTCGAGCGCGCAGACGGCTCCACGTCGCGCCACGCCTTTCTCGTCATGGCGGGTATCGGCCTCGACGCCCACATGGCGGGCCACACCAACGAACGCCTCAAGAAGCGCATCGGCTGGCTCGCCTACTTCGATCCGATCGCGCGCAGCATCGTCGGCAACAGGCAGTTCGACCTGAGCTACGGACTCGACGACCGGCCCGACGTCGAGACCCGGGCGCACACCGTCATCGTGGGCAACTCCGGCAGCCTCACGGGGGGCCTGCTGCTGCTTCCCGGCGCGGTCATCGACGACGGTCTTCTCGACGCTGTGGTGTTCCGTCCCGGCCGGGGTTCCGGCTGGACGAACATCGGCTACCGCCTCGCCTTCAACCGGATGCTGCACCGCACCCGCTTCGGGCGCCTCACGGCCAGGCTCACGCCGACTCCTCGCGCCATCCGGTGGGCCCAGGCCCGGGCGATGCGTGTGCGTTTTCCGATCGCGCAGGAGATGCAGCTCGACGGCGACACCCAGGGCTTCGTGATCGCAGCCTCACTCTCGGTGCACCATCACGGGCTCGCGATCAGGGTGCCGCGTACTAGGCTCGATCCGGCGTCGACACCGAAGACAGGCGCTACCCGAGGAAGGACATCCCCGTGA
- a CDS encoding LysR family transcriptional regulator: MIRAIADRGSITAAAATLGYSQPALSQTIKRLEEKLGMPVLTRVARGVELTEAGEVLARHAATVLRAMDSAADELGDLAGLRSGLVRIAAFPSASSTLVPRLLGEMTKRLPGVRFSYLEAEPPEAVQAVRDHAADLALTFSYPGDPDDPHRASAAGLVTVPLWQDDMLLVVPDAPGLADGPIDLAGLADAGWIAGCPRCRGHLVELCAASGFAPALNYETDNNQAVIAMVAAGLGVALLPSLALATMALPAGVAIRRPSQADHRTVHLVTAQGSERVPAIGATISAIQALDAACWGLEAAAAS, encoded by the coding sequence GTGATCAGAGCCATCGCCGACCGCGGCTCCATCACCGCGGCCGCCGCCACCCTCGGCTACAGCCAGCCCGCGCTGAGCCAGACCATCAAGCGGCTCGAAGAGAAGCTCGGCATGCCCGTGCTCACCAGGGTGGCGCGCGGCGTCGAGCTCACGGAGGCCGGCGAGGTGCTGGCCAGGCACGCAGCGACGGTTCTTCGGGCCATGGATTCCGCCGCCGACGAACTCGGCGATCTCGCGGGCCTGCGCTCCGGGCTCGTGCGCATCGCGGCCTTCCCCTCGGCCAGCTCCACCCTCGTGCCGCGGCTGCTCGGCGAGATGACCAAGCGGCTGCCCGGCGTGCGCTTCAGCTACCTCGAGGCAGAGCCCCCCGAGGCGGTGCAGGCCGTGCGCGACCACGCGGCAGACCTCGCGCTCACCTTCAGTTACCCGGGAGACCCCGACGATCCGCACCGCGCCAGCGCCGCCGGCCTGGTCACGGTGCCCCTCTGGCAAGACGACATGTTGCTGGTCGTTCCGGATGCGCCCGGCCTTGCCGACGGCCCGATCGATCTCGCGGGGCTCGCCGACGCCGGCTGGATCGCCGGCTGCCCACGCTGCCGGGGGCACCTCGTCGAGCTGTGCGCGGCATCCGGATTCGCCCCAGCCCTCAACTACGAGACCGACAACAACCAGGCGGTGATCGCCATGGTCGCGGCTGGGCTCGGCGTCGCCCTGTTGCCCTCGCTCGCCCTGGCCACGATGGCCCTGCCCGCCGGGGTGGCGATCCGCCGTCCTTCTCAGGCCGACCACCGCACCGTGCACCTGGTCACCGCGCAGGGCTCCGAGCGAGTTCCGGCAATCGGCGCGACGATCTCCGCCATCCAGGCACTGGATGCCGCCTGCTGGGGCCTCGAGGCCGCAGCGGCCTCCTGA
- a CDS encoding aminotransferase class V-fold PLP-dependent enzyme, giving the protein MSTLAEARAQFIGGRHYFGACSVGLASSGTLAAMREDQQNWADGRCSPAMYDAAIVRTRASFARLMNVAPDRVAIGSQTSAMVSVLAAAVPDGAEVLCVDGDFSSMVYPFVVAGGRGVVVRHVKLAALAAAITPETYLVAFSLVQSASGEVADVAAITRAAAANGAYTLCDTTQAAGAMPVDASLFDATVCHAYKWLCAPRGAAFMTLAPAYERTLAPIQANWYAGEEIWGSCYGPVMQLSADARRFDVSPAWPVWVGTEPVIALFASLDLDEVHAHNVALGNALCDGLGLERKNQAIVTWPDADGRQLAALTAAGLVASGRAGCARVAFHLWNDEQDVADVLAALALVRDPQLTA; this is encoded by the coding sequence ATGAGCACACTCGCCGAGGCCCGCGCCCAGTTCATCGGGGGCCGACACTACTTCGGCGCATGCTCCGTGGGGCTCGCAAGCTCGGGCACCCTGGCGGCGATGCGCGAAGACCAGCAGAACTGGGCTGACGGACGCTGCTCGCCCGCGATGTACGACGCCGCGATCGTGCGCACCCGCGCGTCCTTCGCCCGGCTCATGAACGTGGCGCCCGATCGGGTGGCGATCGGTTCGCAGACGTCGGCCATGGTGAGCGTGCTGGCCGCCGCGGTGCCCGACGGCGCCGAGGTGCTGTGCGTCGACGGCGACTTCAGCTCGATGGTCTACCCCTTCGTTGTGGCCGGAGGTCGTGGGGTCGTCGTTCGGCACGTGAAGCTCGCGGCGCTCGCGGCCGCTATCACCCCCGAGACCTATCTGGTGGCCTTCTCTCTGGTGCAGTCCGCGTCGGGCGAGGTCGCCGACGTCGCTGCGATCACCCGGGCCGCCGCCGCGAACGGCGCCTACACGCTGTGCGACACCACCCAGGCCGCCGGCGCGATGCCGGTCGATGCGTCGCTGTTCGACGCCACCGTCTGCCACGCCTACAAGTGGCTGTGCGCGCCGCGCGGGGCGGCGTTCATGACGCTCGCGCCGGCATACGAGCGCACGCTCGCGCCCATCCAAGCCAATTGGTACGCGGGCGAAGAGATCTGGGGCTCCTGCTACGGGCCGGTCATGCAGCTGTCGGCGGATGCGCGGCGCTTCGACGTATCGCCCGCCTGGCCCGTGTGGGTCGGCACCGAACCGGTCATCGCCCTGTTCGCTTCGCTCGACCTCGACGAGGTGCACGCCCACAACGTGGCCCTGGGCAATGCGCTCTGCGACGGCCTCGGCCTCGAGCGTAAGAACCAGGCCATCGTCACGTGGCCGGATGCCGATGGTCGCCAGCTCGCCGCCCTCACCGCGGCAGGGCTGGTCGCCTCAGGCCGGGCGGGCTGCGCTCGCGTCGCGTTCCACCTGTGGAACGACGAGCAGGACGTGGCCGACGTTCTCGCGGCCCTCGCCCTCGTTCGTGACCCGCAGCTCACCGCCTGA